CTGTGTTGGAGAGTCTTAGCAATGGGGTGCCATTGATTGGGTGGCCACTGGCTGCAGAGCAAACATACAATGTGAAGATGTTGGTGGAGGAAATGGGTGTGGCTGTGGAGCTCACTAGAACTGTGGAAAGTACCATTTGTGgtgaagaagtgaagaaggtgATAGAGATAGTTATGGAGAAAGAAGGGAAAggaaagaagatgaaggagaaggCAAAGGAGATTGCATCTCATATGAGAAAGGCCATAAcagagaaaagggaagaaaaaggttCTTCGGTAAGAGCAATGGATGATCTTGTCAGGACCATTCTATCACCCAACTCTCTGTGATTTTCTTCATTTAGAATTTGACTAACAAAGTTGCTTGTGTGAGCATATCTGTCATAAACTCCTCTGCAATTTATAATTAGACTTTGACAGTGCCACTGTGAATATGTTAAGTTAACTTATATTAAacgttttaatataaaatggtgATTAgttatatgaataaatttagCATATATTAACTTACAACACAACAAAACACTGATACGACATGCACGAGTTATGAATTATTGTGTAGTATATTCTGCTGCTTCGCTTATATCATTAACAATTCTGAATCTTTGTTCCTATTTTCTTGTTCCAGACTGTAATTGTTTACTCACTGTCCCCTTTTCCTtgtttcaaaatcaaaatctgcACTTCTTAGTTGCAATATGATTAGTATCTCTCCAATCTGGCTATAACATCACGTCCAGAGAAATATTAGATTGACTTTTTCACTTTTCAAAGATATCAAATTTCTGTTCTGATTGATGAGTACATAAGGGCAAACTTGAGGCCAATTTTTTCACATTTGTCTTGTCAAGAATGAGCAAGATGTGAAGGGTTTTGTTGTTCATCTTTGATACCAATAAGGAGTCATGATTGAGTTGCAGGTTGGTGTTAGgggaaaaaaatggaaaaatccTGAGTGttattttcttctataaaaGTTAAAGTTGACCTGATAGAGATGAAGGCCGGTTGAAGACTTTGATATTGGTGGTAGGAATTTAATGTTTGTACAAGTTCAAATGTGAAgacaaaaagaattaatatgCAAGAACAAAAATCTAATGTCAGTCATTTTAACTTCATTAGACTTTGTTTATGCATAATCATGTTGTTGATGAATTTAATCATGCCACTTCTGAGAACTTATGTGAATGTAGATATTgaagttataaaaatttattataaacatGATCACGgttaatcatataataaaacaatCACTTTCGTATTAGATTTGAATAAGGAGGTTAACTGAGAAACACAAATATTAATGAGAGCTGAACTCTAAATTAACCCTCATTCTTATCTAAAACTTTAAGACAAAACTTTAAGACAATGAATCTTTTATGTAGGCTTTGATTTACACTACCATTTTCAACAAGTTTGATCTAAAATAGAATTATgttaaagtataaaatattttttttctgacaaTTATTTTGTACTATAGAAGATTTGAATTCAGTATTGTTAAATTCAGTATTGCTTTCTATATggttatataattttaagttcataattttttattgtttacttAGATCTTTAAAACTTCACAATTGTTCTTCAACATTAATCTACCATCAATATTCTCAGTGAAAATTGCTAACTGCAACACAACTTAATTGATGACATGTTAACACGTTGATGTGTAAGATgtctttaaagaaaataaaaaatacaccatagtaatattttatataattaaaatattacgtAATATTTGTAATAACCAAAATTTCACAATCATGGAACTTAAAAACTAAATCGCATAATTTTAGATTTTCTCTTACCTatcatttaattcatttttaaaaaattatcaaattaaaataatgtgcacaaataataaataagaattaaaaaaaggacaaaatgaaagaaatctATGGTGTAATTTTGATTATGTTCGATAATtatgttttcttctcttttttgatttttttatgatttttcttttgttttgctttatttgaattgtgtataggcgtatattttattttatattatttttttattcatagacattattttaatttttgtgacGAAATTAAGTGAGCAGTTTTAGTTTCTATAATACTATAATAGTGTAGTTTTAGTCGTTTAGATTATATTCTATAATTTTGATCCTTTAGTAACATCATATACATGTATGACATTGTAATAATGTCATCACTAAGATGTCATATTAATAttcttatcttcttctttttgttaaGAAAGCTTgtggttaaattttaaaatataaaaattaagtatgcaattaaaaaaattgagactaatgcTAGAAAAGGATAAAACTAAGAATCAAAAGTGAATATAATATTTCCTTAAATCTCCATAACattgaataataaaagttatttttaattgcatatatcattaattaagaGATTTATAGGTAAACAAAATGAACATAATCATTTGATTTTGTTAGGCAGAACTATAATGAAGTCTTAGGTAAGCAGAAAGTCGGTAGTAGTTAGTTAGTAAATGCACTACCATCCAACTAGATATGTCCTTGctactttgtttttcttttatatttttaatgacaaaaatattaatttaagaatttaataaCTAgcattttttaatctaaataacCATAtgatatttatctttttcacgTATTTGTCTAGACATTATCTCTCatgttataagaaaattaaagataataaagtGAAACTTTGACAAAATGGGATAGATGATTGGAATGTGCCACTGACAACTATTTTAGGTTTCTTCATTTGAAACTTTAGAAAAGAGGATGAAACTAACTCATGCAAagaatttgataaatatttacacTTTTTTATACCATTCAAACAAAAAgtaattcttttaaaagaaaaaagaattatttacaaatacaaatttactttttcatatttcaatctctcaaaataaaaaatttcagtATCAATTTGAAGAACACAAACCAAGTTTGTGGTGAGTTTTAGATTATGAGCTAAAATGGTTAGCTGTCCAACCCCAACTGCATCACATTAATGTTTGAATATGCATATGCATGCCTTCATCTGCTACTCACCACACTTCACATTAATTCATATCTCCCATCTATAAtctttttctatatattatatattatattcaaattcaaGTTTTGTAAGCTAACATTTCCTTTGTGTTTGTCAGTGACTACAACTGTCAGCACATACATCCCTTCTCCTTCTCTATCTCTTTCCAATTCAGGTGATTCCCTTTTCTTCCTCGTTgctcttttcttattttcctcCAATTGGGTCATTCAAATCTTAGCAACCAGCTCTTGTTGTTCATTTTTGCCTTATTTTACGGTGACTCACATTCTTTGTGATAATCGAATCACAAGTTTCTTCGTGAAATTTCGGGTTTTTTGCTAGCTTCTTTTTTACGAACGATTACAGAATCTAAAAAGCTTGGAACTTGACGGATATTCCGTCATGATTGATGCAAATTAAATGGGGGGTTTCTTCTATATTAACGTGGTTGTAAATGTTATAGCTTCTAAGAAACAAAATCACACTTTTTGCATTGTGTTTGTGGCTGCTGATGTGAATCTTCATTTGTTTTTTGGTTTCAGACACGTAGTACTGTTGGATCTTGCATATATAAACCCTTTATCCATTCGCAAATATGAAGGTCACTGTGGTTTCTCGTAGTGGAAGAGAAGTGGTTAAAGGTGGTATTCACCTCAGCGATTCTGTatgtctctctttctctctaaatttcttgtttttttcattttgtttactttttcgCTGTCATGGTAGTTCTGATATCGCGGATTGATTATGAGGAATTAGGTTTTTGTCTATACAATTTCCCCATTTTGACCAAATTTTCAATTGGCAAACGGggactttattttttaagagtaaTAATTTACTACTATGGTTTATCTTTTGTGTAGGCTACTGTAGCAGATCTGCAGGAGGCAATTCATAAGCAAAGTAAGTGAGGAGCTTGTTCTTACTACcgtttttatgtataaattacttttttaaggTAATATTTTAGATGTAAAATGACTAAAATCGAGTTAGCCTGGGCTTAGGTCGGGATGGTGCTACTATAGTTGTAGTGTTGTGATGTTCTTTCCGTTGTTCTGGTGATGGATTTAACTTATTGCATAATGTGATGATAGTTGATAACAGCCTTAGATGTGCATTGATGTTTGTCATTCTTACTACACACTGAAGAAGCCTAATACATAATAAGATCTGTGTctatttaaacttaaaactgTATTCTGAGGTTTTCATCTGTATCTTAGCCATATCAGgtaaatttgtattaaaaagtattaatgAATTGAGGCAAATTGAAATTGGTATGAATACTTTTGCATTTATGAAGTATGTGGACTGCataaattataagttaatttaacTTATGAAGAAACTCATTTCATTTTGTTCTCTCTCTAAGAAGTTTTACAGAGATGTTTTACCTAACAGGTCATTAGTATCTTTTATTAGATTATCAGATCTGCAAGTGTTTTTCAGTAACTTCTTAGTTAAACCTATTCTAGGTTGTTGAACTTGAAATATTCTGATGTTCCTCAGTTTATGAAACACAACCCATGTTTCATTGGATGTGAAATCAAAtgaattattattgttgttgataACACTAGTTCAACCCTGCATATAACTCCTGTTATTATTGTATGGCTTTGTTTTTCCATCTTAGTGCCTCtcttggaagaaaaaaaaatgcttatCTGTAACTGTAACTCTGTCTCTACTTACCATTGGATTAACATGATTTGAATGTTCACTTACAGCCAAGAAGCAGCCATCAAGGCAGCGTTTGACACTTGCTGTCCAACCCGGATCAAAGGAAAGGCCTGTTGTGCTTAATTACAAGAAGAGTCTGAAAGACTATACTAGTGGAAACTCAGAAACCTTAACTGTTGTATTCAAGGACTTGGGCCCTCAGGTTTCTTATCGAACACTATTTTTCTGCGAGTATTTGGGACCTTTGCTTCTCTATCCAGTCTTCTACTATTTCCCTGTTTACCAATATTTTGGTTACCAAGGTGAACGTGTCATCCATTCTGTGCAAACATACGCCTTGTACTACTGGTGTTTCCATTATGCCAAACGAATTCTGGAAACGTTTTTCGTGCATCGCTTCAGCCATGCAACCTCACCCCTTTCCAACGTGTTCCGTAACTGTGCTTATTACTGGAGTTTTGGATCATACATTGCTTACTACGTGAACCACCCTCTGTATACTCCTGTGAGCGACCTTCAAATGAAGATTGGGTTTGGGTTTGGAATACTTTGTCAAATTTCAAACTTCTACTGTCATATTATACTGAAGAATCTCCGCAGTCCTGGCGGTGAAGGTGGATACCAAATCCCAAAAGGTTTTCTCTTCAATATTGTTACCTGTGCAAATTACACGACCGAGATCTATCAGTGGCTGGGCTTCAACATCGCAACGCAAACTGTGGCAGGTTATATTTTCCTTGTGGTTGCTACTTTCATCATGACCAACTGGGCTTTTGCCAAGCACAGGCGTTTGAAGAAGGTATGTTTCCTTACCTTTTACAATTCAGTTCATCAATATGGTCTACAGGAAAAATGTATACATTTCACCACAAAGTTTTCTTGTAAAGGATAAATACACATAGTGTATGAAATAAATTACTTGGCCGTGTTTTTTCCTTTGTAGCTAGCTAACTTGATTTTTAGACTCCTTGATATTTCTTCTCCTGCCATGTTAAACATGTGGATTCAACTGTTGATCTTGTTTTTGGTTGAACGTGCAGTTATTTGATGGAAAGGATGGGAGCCCTAGGTATCCTCGTCGATGGATAATATTGCCTCCATTCCTGTAGAAGACGAAGCTGATCAGGTCGCTACTCTCTGCTCACAGGATTCTGAGATTTATAATTGTAGCATAATGAAATTTTCGTCATCTCTTTTTATTAGATATGGATTTGTCTTGCAATGCTTTTGATTATGAAGTTGATTGCTAAATTGTTGAATCAGTGTTTTGCAGAATATTTATAATCATTTCAAGATTGTAGTACTGAGATGCATGTTTCTTCCAAGTCTTCATATTGTGATAACCGTGTTGATTTTGCTGTTTAATATTTGTTGGCTATTTTAGTGTTTCCagattaatcattttaaaaaatgaaagctCTGTTTTCTAACTTATAGACGTAGCAGTGACCAGGCTTCATATGTCACAACTATTAATCTTCCTTCACACTGATGCTCATGTAATACATAAGTTATTATTCTTAATGGCAAGATTTCTCTCCtttcagaaaatataaagaaaaaaaaaatacttacaagGTCTGGAAATgtgttaatataaaaatttcttcATACATTATGTTTGACACTAGAAATCATCAATAATTTTAGTCTCTAATGTTTATGGTAtgtcaatttgatttttaaatttccCAATGATAAATCATTTGAATCCCTGCTTTTACAAGTCAATCTAATCCGTTGCGTATCAGTCAGTAGCATTTATTACAAACTCGATGGTTTAACTCTAGTTACTAacaacttttaataatttaatgttagtTTGTTGTTTTAACATATTCATAAAACAGTTGTCTTGACAATTCCAAGCCGTTGCAAATACAAGATTTGCCCGTGCCTTGAGCGATCGAAATTTCACCCTTTACCAACTACCATAAACAAAGATAAGGTTTTTTTAGCATGTGCCACATTCTCACTCCACTGTTGACTTTCATAGacgtaagaaaaaaaaaatgaaatcacGTATTTataaacatacaaaataataaatagctGACTGAAAAATGAATAACAAGATGCAAAATTTCACACGAAGCTCAAGTCCCATCATCTGCCATGCAATAATTATCCCTCCCAAAGTATAAAATGGTCGTGAGACTACTGCTCAAACATTGCTACTTGAAAATCCTAGTTTGATCAGATGATGTTACCAGTAGCTATGTTCTCCATACGCCGAATTGTTCTACGTCGTTTCACGACCACTAGAATTATCTTTGAAGGACACAAATTTAACCTCCACCTTTATGAGTTTATCAAAAGAGTTCTCATTCTCACACATATGATTGTTTGACCTGGTATCTATATATCATATCGAGTTGGTAGAAATCTCATTTCAAGTATGTTCCAACATCCACCTTCTTTATCTTCTTAAGCTCAATCCTctgtttattcataatttcattagctTCATCTAGAAGCCTTCCTATCCGttgaatctcttcatctttttgtttgagttctttTTCCAGGTTTTCCTTCTCTACAATTGTTGCATCCTTTACTAAGATCACTCATCCATTGTTGGGATTTGGCTCTCCATGTCCATTGCATCCGAGCTCTTTGCCATCAACAGGATTCCACATTCTTCTTCAACATCTTCAGTAACGAGATTCGTCTCCCCCTTTGTCTCGGTCTTGCAATATTTTACAATATGGCCTACCTTACCACAATTATAGCACTTGCTTGATCTACACTCGTTTGCATAGTGACCAtacttgccacacttaaaacactcaacTCCTGACAGATATCATCGGCCTTTCCCTTGTCCTCGATCACACCAATTTTACTAATCGATTTGCTCTtcatcattctcaaaattacctcGACCACGTACACCTCGTCCTTGGCTTCCTCGCCATCTGCCACCAGGACCTCGGTTCTGAGTAATCTGACTTTTATTCGAGTCAAACTGTACCTATAGTGCTTGGTTGTCGGGTTCAACCTGATTATCCCAACTCCTTCTCCTTTCTTCGTGGGCTTCTAATGACCCAACAAGTTCATCCATTGTGAGAACCGACAAGTCGTTTGATTCTTCGATGGCGCACACAATACTTTCGAAATCTTTTGTAAGAGATCTCAAAATTTTTCCCACAACCCGGCTAGATGACATTTGTTCTCCATTCCTGCCGAGTTGGTTGGCCACCTTCTCCACCCGAGTTATGTACTCGGTTATATGTTCTTTGGGCTCCATCTTCAACTGTTCAAACTCTCCTTTGAGAGGTTGTATTCAGACTTGTCTAATGCGGTTGTCACCTTTATACGCAACCTCTAATATCTCCCAAGCTTCCTTTGTTGATTTAGCATTCGCTATTTTTTCGAATCCTGACTCATCTATTGCATTGTAGAGAAAATATAATGTCGACCCATCTCTTGCACGTGTTTTCTTCAACAGGGTTGTCTGTGCCACGGTCTGATGTTCATCTTCATCAGGTTCAACGTATCCGTCTTCCACCATATCCCAAACGTCTTGGGATCTCAATAATGCTTTTATCCgtagaattaaaaaaaaggacaaaatgaaagaaatatatgGTGTAATTTTGATTATGTTCGATAATtatgttttcttctctttttcgattttttatggtttttcttttgttttattttatttgaattatgtaTGGgcgtatattttattttatattatttttttattcatagacattattttaattttgtgacgAAATTAAGTGAGCAGTTTTAGTTTCTATAATACTATAATAGTGTAG
This window of the Vigna angularis cultivar LongXiaoDou No.4 chromosome 7, ASM1680809v1, whole genome shotgun sequence genome carries:
- the LOC108337072 gene encoding very-long-chain enoyl-CoA reductase, whose amino-acid sequence is MKVTVVSRSGREVVKGGIHLSDSATVADLQEAIHKQTKKQPSRQRLTLAVQPGSKERPVVLNYKKSLKDYTSGNSETLTVVFKDLGPQVSYRTLFFCEYLGPLLLYPVFYYFPVYQYFGYQGERVIHSVQTYALYYWCFHYAKRILETFFVHRFSHATSPLSNVFRNCAYYWSFGSYIAYYVNHPLYTPVSDLQMKIGFGFGILCQISNFYCHIILKNLRSPGGEGGYQIPKGFLFNIVTCANYTTEIYQWLGFNIATQTVAGYIFLVVATFIMTNWAFAKHRRLKKLFDGKDGSPRYPRRWIILPPFL